A stretch of the Capsicum annuum cultivar UCD-10X-F1 chromosome 8, UCD10Xv1.1, whole genome shotgun sequence genome encodes the following:
- the LOC107840203 gene encoding LOB domain-containing protein 24 isoform X2, which yields MMNGILLLIRTLLLDLIKKQLLRQTKACKQLRRKCTSDCIFLPYFPPNNPQRFSYVHRIYGASNVGKMLQQVEEHQRGDVADSLYHEAYWRIKDPVYGCVGIITALHEEIYHVQSQLAKVQAQIDLLYQNGVYIFDP from the exons ATGATGAATGGAATTCTCTTATTGATAAG GACCTTATTGCTGGATTTGATCAAGAAGCAGCTGCTGCGGCAAACTAAAG CTTGCAAACAATTAAGAAGAAAATGTACTTCGGATTGCatatttttaccatattttcCTCCAAATAATCCTCAAAGATTTTCTTATGTTCACAGAATCTATGGTGCTAGCAATGTTGGAAAGATGCTCCAG CAAGTTGAAGAGCATCAACGAGGAGATGTAGCCGACTCATTGTATCATGAGGCATATTGGAGGATAAAGGATCCAGTTTATGGCTGTGTTGGAATCATTACTGCTTTACATGAAGAGATTTACCATGTACAATCCCAATTGGCTAAAGTACAAGCTCAAATTGACCTACTCTATCAAAATGGAGTTTATATTTTTGATCCTTAA
- the LOC107840203 gene encoding uncharacterized protein LOC107840203 isoform X1, whose translation MKCNEISHFSHPQHKLRYEYSEFPFKCDGCKEVGIGSRYKCTNCEYDLHMHCAIPSPSITHPFYTKCSFQFLSRPPGNVPRYCNACEKDITGFLYHCRSCGFDLHPYCAKLPMVLDDGDVKLYLYRKATIWVHLLIVFEHRRTTSFFDSNY comes from the exons ATGAAGTGCAATGAGATATCTCATTTTAGCCACCCTCAACACAAGCTAAGATATGAATACTCAGAATTTCCATTCAAATGTGATGGTTGCAAGGAAGTAGGCATAGGGTCACGTTACAAATGCACAAATTGCGAGTATGATTTACATATGCATTGTGCAATTCCTTCTCCTTCAATTACACATCCATTTTACACAAAGTGTTCTTTCCAATTCCTCTCTCGTCCCCCGGGGAACGTGCCGCGATACTGCAATGCTTGTGAGAAGGATATTACTGGATTTTTGTACCATTGTAGGTCTTGTGGATTTGATCTTCATCCATATTGTGCTAAGCTTCCTATGGTGCTTGATGATGGGGATGTCAAGCTTTACCTGTATAGAAAG GCTACAATTTGGGTTCATCTGCTCATCGTCTTCGAGCACCGCCGCACGACATCGTTTTTTGATTCAAATTATTGA